In Pseudomonas putida, a genomic segment contains:
- a CDS encoding GFA family protein, producing MRDVSEGGCHCGALRYRLQGELHDIAHCHCSICRRVSGGLVVTWLTLPNERFTWLAGTPRCYVAPASCKRYFCGNCGAHVALVTEHSPQSIDVTVATLDHPERVRAKRHIWTGSRLPWLHLDEDLPEQEQESI from the coding sequence ATGAGGGACGTGAGTGAGGGTGGCTGCCATTGCGGCGCGCTGCGTTATCGGTTGCAGGGCGAGCTGCACGACATTGCCCATTGTCATTGCTCGATCTGTCGGCGGGTCAGCGGTGGCCTGGTGGTGACGTGGCTGACGCTGCCCAACGAGCGCTTCACCTGGCTGGCGGGCACGCCCCGCTGCTATGTGGCACCGGCCAGCTGCAAGCGGTACTTCTGTGGCAACTGCGGGGCCCATGTGGCGCTGGTGACCGAGCACAGCCCGCAGAGCATCGATGTGACCGTGGCCACCCTGGACCACCCCGAGCGGGTGCGGGCCAAGCGGCATATCTGGACCGGCAGTCGCTTGCCCTGGCTGCACCTGGACGAAGATCTGCCGGAGCAAGAGCAAGAGTCGATCTAG
- a CDS encoding DUF4105 domain-containing protein, which produces MKRMRAWLLGCAVTLLGTPALADLQLDLQTSGLDSRQVQATQALLDEALGKLPPTFKQRLDRRIQVSWDTHMPADAYGQASLVSTLALNRRLLPGLVDGSAARERTDRPHGTVREELLATVLHELTHIYDRARLWPQAERALLARCKRQQGTLGKVGQTGECRGQAERRFTLSDDPRLLDLAGWPQYVGRRGEREQRNGQFLRSPDSYELSSPKEFVAVNMEYFLLDPSYGCRRPALNQYLRDHFDWAPQQQTCAKGLPFLNAGSDFARQPLGEIDPERVYEVDYLLAEANQNLVSRWGHSMLRLVICKPGRPRGPDCRLDLDQHLVLSYRAFVNDVQLSSWDGLVGAYPSRLFVLPLAQVIDEYTKTELRSLASVPLKLTRDELENLVRQAAEMHWSYDGNYWFLSNNCAVEELKLLRSGTGNPRLNDLDSIMPNGLLAVLKGRGLADTSVLDDPREALRLGYRFDSYRDRYQAMFEVLKKQLPIKQEKVEDWLGLDAEQRRGWFAQADLRTSAALLLLEQAALRQQLLLAQDEVKQRYLNATALKDGSVGKADETLRQMLANSGFLSRPAELLDSKGYGLPQPEERKHLEQISTERQAQLLRLSTDLDKEVRALLSPTRAKEIAAVEANVKQIGDHLRALHKAAGGLQLP; this is translated from the coding sequence GTGAAGCGCATGCGTGCCTGGTTGCTCGGCTGCGCCGTGACGCTGCTGGGCACGCCCGCCCTGGCCGACCTGCAGCTCGACCTGCAGACATCCGGCCTCGATTCACGACAGGTTCAGGCCACCCAGGCATTGTTGGATGAAGCCCTTGGCAAACTCCCGCCAACCTTCAAACAGCGCCTGGACCGGCGTATCCAGGTCAGCTGGGATACCCACATGCCGGCCGATGCCTATGGCCAGGCGTCGTTGGTCTCGACCCTGGCGCTCAACCGTCGCCTGCTCCCCGGTCTGGTGGACGGCAGCGCGGCACGTGAGCGCACCGACCGGCCCCATGGCACGGTCCGCGAAGAACTGCTCGCCACCGTATTGCACGAACTGACGCATATCTACGACCGCGCCCGGCTCTGGCCGCAAGCGGAGCGGGCGCTGCTCGCCCGCTGCAAGCGCCAGCAAGGCACGTTGGGCAAGGTCGGCCAGACCGGGGAATGTCGCGGCCAGGCCGAACGGCGTTTCACCCTCAGCGACGATCCGCGCCTGCTCGACCTCGCCGGCTGGCCGCAGTATGTCGGCCGACGCGGCGAACGCGAGCAACGCAATGGTCAGTTCCTGCGCAGCCCGGACAGCTACGAGCTGAGCAGCCCCAAGGAATTCGTGGCGGTCAACATGGAGTACTTCCTCCTCGACCCCAGCTACGGCTGCCGCCGACCGGCACTGAACCAGTACCTGCGCGATCACTTCGACTGGGCGCCGCAACAGCAAACCTGTGCCAAGGGCCTGCCGTTTCTCAATGCCGGCAGTGACTTTGCCCGCCAGCCACTCGGCGAAATCGACCCCGAGCGGGTCTATGAAGTGGACTACCTGCTGGCCGAGGCCAACCAGAACCTGGTGAGCCGCTGGGGCCACAGCATGTTGCGCCTGGTGATCTGCAAACCAGGCCGCCCACGCGGCCCCGACTGCCGGCTGGATCTCGACCAGCACCTGGTGCTGTCGTACCGGGCGTTCGTCAACGACGTGCAGTTGTCGAGCTGGGATGGCCTGGTCGGCGCGTACCCGTCCCGGCTGTTCGTCTTGCCGTTGGCGCAAGTGATCGACGAATACACCAAGACCGAGCTGCGCAGCCTGGCCTCGGTGCCGCTCAAGCTCACCCGCGATGAGCTGGAGAACCTGGTGCGTCAGGCCGCCGAGATGCACTGGAGCTACGACGGCAACTACTGGTTCCTGTCCAACAACTGCGCGGTGGAAGAGTTGAAGTTGCTGCGCAGCGGCACTGGCAACCCGCGCCTGAACGACCTCGACAGCATCATGCCCAATGGCCTGCTGGCGGTGCTCAAGGGCAGGGGACTGGCCGACACCAGCGTGCTCGACGACCCCCGCGAGGCGCTGCGCCTGGGTTATCGCTTCGACTCCTATCGCGACCGTTACCAGGCGATGTTCGAGGTCCTGAAAAAGCAGTTGCCGATCAAGCAGGAAAAGGTCGAGGACTGGCTAGGCCTGGATGCCGAGCAACGCCGTGGCTGGTTCGCCCAGGCCGACCTGCGCACCAGTGCCGCCTTGCTGCTGCTGGAACAGGCCGCCTTGCGCCAGCAACTGCTGCTGGCCCAGGACGAGGTGAAACAGCGCTACCTGAACGCCACCGCATTGAAAGATGGCAGTGTGGGCAAGGCCGACGAGACGCTCCGGCAGATGCTCGCCAACAGCGGCTTCCTCAGCCGCCCGGCGGAACTTCTCGACAGCAAAGGCTATGGCCTGCCGCAGCCCGAGGAGCGCAAGCACCTGGAGCAGATCAGCACCGAGCGCCAGGCGCAGTTGCTGCGCTTGAGCACCGACCTGGACAAAGAGGTGAGGGCGCTGTTGAGCCCGACACGGGCCAAGGAAATTGCGGCGGTCGAGGCCAATGTGAAGCAGATTGGCGATCACCTGCGGGCCTTGCACAAGGCGGCTGGGGGCTTGCAGCTGCCTTAG